In Bos javanicus breed banteng chromosome 2, ARS-OSU_banteng_1.0, whole genome shotgun sequence, the following proteins share a genomic window:
- the CSRNP3 gene encoding cysteine/serine-rich nuclear protein 3 isoform X2, which translates to MSGILKRKFEEVDGSSPCSSVRESDDEVSSSESADSGDSVNPSTSNHFPPSSILKREKRLRTKNVHFSCVTVYYFTRRQGFTSVPSQGGSTLGMSSRHNSVRQYTLGEFAREQERLHREMLREHLREEKLNSLKLKMTKNGTVESEEASTLTVDDISDDDIDLDNTEVDEYFFLQPLPTKKRRALLRASGVKKIDVEEKHELRAIRLSREDCGCDCRVFCDPETCTCSLAGIKCQVDRMSFPCGCTKEGCSNTAGRIEFNPIRVRTHFLHTIMKLELEKNREQQIPALNGCHGEISAHGSSMGPVAHSVEYALADNFEIETEPQAAVLHLQSAEELDCQGEEEEEEEEDGSSFCSGVTDSSTQSLAPSESEEEEEEEEEEEEEDDDEKGDSFVEGLGPHAEVVPLPSVLCYSDGTAVHESHAKNAPFYANSSTLYYQIDSHIPGTPSQMSENYPERETVKSGTLSLVPYTMTPEQFVDYARQAEEAYGASHYPAANPSVIVCCSSSENDGGVPCNSLYPEHRSNHPQVEFHSYLKGPSQEGFVSAMNGDSHISEHPAEDPLSLAEKSRLHEECIKSPVVETVPV; encoded by the exons ctTCCTCCATCCTCAAAAGAGAGAAGCGGCTGAGGACCAAGAATGTGCATTTCAGTTGCGTCACTGTGTACTACTTCACCAGGAGGCAGGGCTTCACGAGTGTGCCCAGCCAGGGCGGCAGCACCCTGGGCATGTCCAGCCGCCACAACAGCGTGCGCCAGTACACCCTGGGCGAATTTGCCAGAGAGCAGGAGAGGCTCCACCGTGAGATGCTGAGAGAACACCTCAGGGAGGAAAAACTGAACTCTCTAAAGCTAAAG ATGACAAAGAATGGCACCGTGGAATCTGAAGAAGCGAGCACTCTTACAGTGGATGACATTTCTGATGATGATATTGATTTAGACAATACCGAGGTGGATGAGTACTTCTTTCTTCAACCCCTGCCAACAAAAAAACGAAGAGCACTGCTGCGGGCCTCTGGAGTTAAAAAGATTGATGTGGAGGAAAAGCATGAGCTGAGGGCCATCCGCCTGTCTCGAGAGGACTGTGGTTGTGACTGCCGGGTGTTCTGTGATCCAGAAACATGTACCTGCAGCCTGGCAGGCATTAAGTGTCAG GTGGATCGAATGTCTTTCCCCTGTGGCTGCACTAAAGAAGGATGTAGTAACACAGCAGGTAGAATTGAATTTAATCCTATCCGTGTCCGGACTCACTTTTTGCACACAATAATGAAACTCGAACTGGAGAAAAACCGAGAGCAGCAAATCCCCGCGCTGAACGGCTGCCACGGGGAGATAAGTGCGCACGGTAGTTCCATGGGCCCGGTGGCTCACTCCGTCGAATATGCTCTCGCAGACAATTTCGAGATTGAAACGGAACCGCAGGCTGCCGTGCTGCACCTGCAGTCGGCCGAGGAGTTAGACTGccagggggaggaagaggaggaggaggaagaggatggcAGCAGTTTCTGCAGCGGAGTCACGGACTCCAGCACGCAGAGTCTGGCCCCGAGCGAGTccgaggaagaggaggaggaagaggaggaggaggaggaagaggacgaCGACGAGAAAGGAGACAGTTTCGTGGAAGGTCTGGGTCCCCACGCCGAGGTGGTTCCTCTTCCTTCCGTCCTTTGTTATTCCGATGGCACCGCCGTCCACGAGAGCCACGCGAAGAACGCTCCTTTTTATGCCAACTCTTCGACCCTCTATTACCAAATAGATAGCCACATTCCAGGAACTCCCAGCCAGATGTCTGAGAACTATCCGGAAAGAGAGACTGTCAAGAGCGGTACCCTCTCGCTGGTGCCTTACACCATGACCCCGGAGCAGTTCGTGGACTACGCCCGGCAAGCCGAGGAGGCGTACGGCGCCTCCCACTATCCAGCGGCCAACCCCTCCGTCATCGTTTGCTGCTCCTCTTCGGAAAATGACGGCGGCGTGCCCTGCAATAGCTTATATCCCGAACACAGGTCCAATCATCCTCAAGTGGAATTTCACTCATACTTGAAAGGCCCCTCCCAGGAAGGGTTTGTCTCTGCGATGAATGGTGACAGTCACATTTCAGAGCATCCTGCTGAAGATCCTTTGAGCCTTGCAGAAAAGAGTAGATTGCACGAAGAGTGCATCAAATCGCCTGTGGTCGAGACTGTCCCTGTTTAG